One Banduia mediterranea DNA window includes the following coding sequences:
- a CDS encoding TonB-dependent receptor family protein, whose product MEIRKSRRALAERSALLVVLSVSSAYAQTASPPLELAPVEVHAQRVDSDWLDAGTAITSVGAADLTADRALSLAESLQRVPGVFAQNQYNFSQGLRLSIRGFGARASFGVRGIRVLVDGVPLTLPDGQTELDGFDLSLVDRVEVIRGPASTLYGNAAGGVLALTTREPPPDFGASLDLSGGELGYRSQRASAGGTAGNWSGLGAYSRLRSDGPRAQGRGESDAFSGKLSYQGAAGSLRLNLNAIDNESLDPGGLNAGEVQADRSQAAPNNLLYDAGETIRQQRVSAAWDAPLSEQDSYRLWLYAGQREFANRLPFSSGGQSAFDRDFGGAGAQYMRRSQWFGLAQQWSVGLDLEAQRDDRHRYDNGEGGLRGAETLHQREKADGAGLFGEGEVELGGGFSVSAGVRYDRLKLAVDDRFESDGDDGGSRTLHEWSLAGGLEYAIASQHRLYLRLSDSFESPTINELANPDGGGFNRDLQAAHALNRELGFKGRGGAFRYELALYNIELDDELLSYEIEGQSGRTYYRNAGRSSRDGVEASLDWRLSSAWQLSLAYTWSRNRFDEYTLDGVDYAGNTVPGLPRHQGFAELAWAHGIWSARVNVVAYDHYEADDANTQRANGVALSNLRVAASLPLSDLRIEPYAGVDNLFDREYYDNLRINASFGRYYEPGPGRTVYAGIKLIY is encoded by the coding sequence ATGGAAATCAGAAAATCGCGGCGGGCGCTCGCTGAGCGTTCGGCATTGCTGGTGGTGCTTTCGGTCTCGTCGGCCTACGCGCAGACCGCTTCCCCACCGCTCGAACTGGCGCCAGTGGAGGTCCACGCCCAGCGCGTCGACAGTGACTGGCTGGATGCAGGCACCGCGATCACCTCGGTCGGTGCCGCGGACCTGACGGCGGATCGCGCCTTGAGCCTGGCCGAATCGCTGCAGCGCGTGCCCGGCGTGTTCGCACAGAACCAGTACAACTTCTCGCAGGGCCTGCGCCTTTCGATTCGCGGCTTCGGCGCGCGCGCCAGCTTCGGTGTGCGCGGTATCCGCGTGCTGGTCGACGGTGTACCGCTGACCCTGCCGGATGGACAGACCGAACTCGATGGTTTCGATCTGTCGCTGGTCGATCGCGTGGAAGTCATCCGCGGTCCGGCGTCCACGCTGTATGGCAATGCTGCCGGCGGTGTGCTGGCGCTGACGACGCGCGAACCGCCGCCCGATTTTGGGGCCAGTCTCGACCTGTCCGGCGGTGAACTCGGCTATCGCAGCCAGCGTGCCAGCGCCGGCGGCACGGCCGGCAACTGGAGCGGACTGGGCGCCTACAGTCGCTTGCGCAGCGATGGCCCGCGTGCGCAGGGGCGCGGCGAATCCGATGCCTTCAGCGGCAAGCTGAGCTATCAGGGAGCGGCGGGAAGCTTGCGTCTCAATCTCAACGCGATCGACAACGAAAGCCTCGATCCCGGTGGGCTCAATGCCGGTGAAGTCCAGGCCGATCGCAGTCAGGCCGCACCCAATAACCTGCTCTACGACGCCGGCGAGACGATCCGGCAGCAGCGGGTGTCGGCCGCCTGGGATGCGCCGCTGTCGGAACAGGACAGCTATCGGCTCTGGCTGTACGCCGGCCAGCGGGAATTCGCCAATCGCCTGCCGTTCAGCAGCGGTGGCCAAAGCGCGTTCGACCGTGATTTCGGTGGTGCCGGCGCGCAATACATGCGGCGTAGCCAATGGTTCGGCCTGGCGCAGCAATGGAGTGTGGGGCTGGACCTGGAAGCGCAGCGCGACGACCGGCATCGCTATGACAACGGCGAGGGCGGTCTGCGCGGTGCCGAGACCCTGCATCAGCGCGAGAAGGCCGACGGCGCCGGTTTGTTTGGCGAAGGCGAGGTCGAGCTGGGCGGCGGATTCAGCGTCAGTGCCGGTGTCCGTTACGACCGACTCAAGCTGGCGGTCGACGACCGTTTCGAGTCGGACGGCGATGATGGCGGTAGCCGCACGCTGCACGAATGGAGCCTGGCGGGCGGACTCGAGTACGCGATTGCCAGCCAGCACCGTCTCTATCTGCGTCTCAGCGATTCCTTCGAATCACCGACGATCAATGAACTGGCCAACCCGGACGGCGGTGGCTTCAATCGCGATCTCCAAGCCGCGCATGCGCTCAATCGCGAACTCGGGTTCAAGGGCCGCGGCGGCGCATTCCGTTACGAGCTGGCGCTGTACAACATCGAACTCGACGACGAACTGCTGTCCTACGAAATCGAGGGCCAGTCCGGACGTACCTATTACCGCAACGCCGGTCGTTCGAGTCGCGATGGCGTCGAGGCCTCGCTGGACTGGCGTCTGTCGAGCGCCTGGCAGCTCAGTCTTGCCTATACCTGGTCGCGCAACCGCTTCGACGAATACACGCTGGACGGTGTCGACTACGCCGGCAACACCGTGCCCGGCCTGCCGCGTCATCAGGGCTTCGCCGAATTGGCCTGGGCGCACGGAATCTGGAGTGCGCGTGTCAACGTGGTCGCCTACGATCATTACGAGGCGGACGATGCCAATACCCAGCGCGCAAACGGCGTGGCGCTGAGCAATCTGCGTGTCGCCGCTAGCCTGCCGCTGAGCGATCTGCGCATCGAGCCCTACGCCGGTGTCGACAATCTGTTCGATCGCGAGTACTACGACAATCTGCGCATCAACGCCAGCTTCGGCCGCTACTACGAGCCGGGACCGGGACGCACGGTCTATGCAGGCATCAAACTGATTTACTGA
- a CDS encoding DUF2164 domain-containing protein — translation MSEIKFSKEEKALIVARIQGYFEEEMQQSIGGFDAEFLLDFFTSEIGSYFYNRGLYDAQALLSARLEEIGESIFQLEKRTQFLR, via the coding sequence ATGAGCGAAATCAAGTTCTCCAAGGAAGAAAAGGCCTTGATCGTGGCGCGGATTCAAGGCTATTTCGAGGAGGAAATGCAGCAGTCGATCGGCGGCTTCGATGCCGAATTCCTGCTGGATTTCTTTACCTCCGAAATCGGTTCGTACTTCTACAATCGCGGCCTCTACGACGCCCAGGCACTGTTGTCAGCAAGGCTGGAAGAGATCGGCGAGTCCATCTTCCAGCTTGAAAAGCGGACCCAATTCCTGCGTTAG